ATATTCAGGAACAATTTAAATGTCTATCACTAAAGATCAAATCATTGAAGCAGTATCCGCTATGTCCGTAATGGACGTTGTAGAACTGATTTCTGCAATGGAAGAAAAATTCGGTGTTTCCGCTGCTGCTGCTGTAGCTGTAGCTGCTGGCCCGGCTGAAGCTGCTGAAGAAAAAACTGAATTCGACGTAATTCTGAAAGCTGCTGGCGC
This DNA window, taken from Salmonella enterica subsp. enterica serovar Typhimurium str. LT2, encodes the following:
- the rplL gene encoding 50S ribosomal subunit protein L7/L12 (5Ss ribosomal protein L7/L12 (L8). (SW:RL7_SALTY)), with translation MSITKDQIIEAVSAMSVMDVVELISAMEEKFGVSAAAAVAVAAGPAEAAEEKTEFDVILKAAGANKVAVIKAVRGATGLGLKEAKDLVESAPAALKEGVSKDDAEALKKSLEEAGAEVEVK